From Flaviflexus ciconiae:
TCAGGTGCCTGATGGTAGTAGGGGTATGAGGCTCGTTATCGAGGGCAGGGCCGGCGACCAGTGGGAGCTGCGAACTTCCGGCACTCTCGATGTTGTCGTTGGTGATGATCGGCTCGAAGTTCCGCTTGATACGTGGAGGTTCCCCTAATGGAAATCATCATTAAAGCAGTTATTGCCTTCTTTGTTCTCTGGCTCCTCACAAAAGCAACCGGCAGAGCGACCCTTGGCGAACTGTCATCCTTTGACCTACTGCTGTTTATTTGCATGGGGGATTTGATCCAGCAGGCAATCACTGGTGAGGACCGCACACTCACGGGCGGCCTTGTTGCCGTCGGTACTTTTGCTCTTCTCGCAGTGGGATTCAACTTCGTTGTATCCCACTGGCCAAAGGCCAGCAAGGCACTAGAAGGGCCGCCCGTCGTTCTCGTTTCCGACGGTGTGGCACATACTCGGGCGATGAGACACCAGCGAGTATCGGCTGCCGAACTGCTCAGTGCTGGCCGGCAATCAGGGTTTGAGAAGATGAGCGATATTCGACTTGCCGTACTCGAGCAGGACGGGAAAATCTCCTTCTTCGCAACCGAGGCGAAGGAAGCAGATAGGGCCTAGATGATCCTCCTGAGCTTGTGCCCCTCCTGAAACTCCGACCCTCCTGAGGCTCCGCACCTCGGGCAGAATCTAAGAGTTGAGGATCGCTAGAGCTTGGCGGGTGTGCTCGTAGAAGGTGCGTGCCGTCGTGGGTGCGTTCCGTAGCAGGTGCTGGTTATCGCTGAAGGGTGGATAGAGATAACCGGTGGGTCCAGGTCTTTCGACGTGAGCCCACCGGTTACTCATTCTTCGCGGGGCAATGTCCCAAATTGAACATTCGGGATTAACGCCCCCCACTGTTTCGTTTGGGGTGCCCTGTCGTGGTGGCACCCGTTATTCAGTGCTGCCTAGTAAATTCTGCTCAACCAATGATTGAAAGTGCCTAATCAGGCGTTGATTGTTTCCAATCAGTTGCTGGTGGGGGTGTCGGCCTGGCCGAGCTCGGTGGGCGTTCCACTGTCCATTGCTGAGGTGCCGGAGAATCCGATCGGGGTTGCGCTTCCCGCTTCCCGGGAGAGTTGCGCGGCTTCCTGGTCTGCGTTGTCTGCGAGGGCATGGGCGACCTGACCGTCGATGCTGGTAGCCAGCGGCTCTTCCTTGATGAAGAACAGGATGATCGTGGCGAACAGCATGAGGGGGAGGAGGTACAGGAAAACGGGTGCCAGGGAGTCGTTGTAGGACGAGACAATGACATCCTTGATCGGAGCGGGAAGCTCCGCGACTGCCGCCGGGGTCAGCGAGTTCTGGCTGAAGCCACCCTGCATGGCCTCCACCGGCATACGCTCCGTGAGGAGGGCGGTGAGCCTTGAGGTGAACAGGGCGCCGACGATTGCGGCACCGAGAGAAGCACCGATCTCACGGAAGAAGTTGTTTGCGGCTGTTGCTGTACCAACGATGGCGTTCGGGAACGTGTTCTGGACGATCAGGACAAGGATCTGCGCGCCAAGTCCCAGGCCGAAACCAAAGATGAACAGGTAGATACTGAACACGAGAGTTGAGGTGTCGGGCTGCATGGTGGACAGGAGAACCATGGCTCCGGCAACAACGAGAGTCGAAGCGATCGGCATCCACTTATAGCGACCGGTCTTCGATGCGAGGAAGCCTGTGGCGATCGAGGTGAGGAGAACCCCCGCCATCATCGGCAGCATGAGAAGACCAGCATTCGTTGCCGATAGGCCGTTAACCATCTGAAGGTAGGTCGGTAGGTAGGCGACGGCACCGAACATGGCGATCGCAATGAACAGACCGGCGGCGGTTGCCAGGTTGAAGTTCTTGTTCTTGAACAGGTGGAGGGGGATGATCGGCTCTACCGCGCGGCGCTCGACCTCGATGAAAGCTAGTGAGGCAACGATTGCGAGAGCGATAAGACCGAGGATCGTCGGGGAGCTCCAGTCGTACTCGGTGCCACCCCACGAGGTGACGAGAACAATCGAGGTGACGGCAATGGCCATGGTGACCATGCCAGCAACGTCAAGCTTTGTACCTTCCGGCATCTCCCTCTTGGGGATCCTGAGGAACGCCCAGGCTGCGGCGATGGAGATGATGGCGAGCGGGATGTTGATCCAGAAGGCCCAACGCCATCCAATACCTTCGGTGAACCAGCCGCCGAGGATCGGTCCGAGAACGGAAGAGATGGCGAAAACGCCACCCATGATCCCCATGTAGCGACCGCGGTCGCGGGCCGGGATTACGTCGGCGATGATTGCCTGCGACAGGATCATGAGCCCGCCGCCACCAAGGCCCTGAACGGCGCGGCCAGCAATCAGCCAGTTCATGGCGGGGGAAAGCCCGCCAATGATCGAGCCGACAAGAAAGAGGTCCAGGGCAAAGATGAAGAGCGACTTGCGGCCAATGAGGTCGCCGAGCTTGCCGTAGATCGGCATCATAATAGTCGCGGCAAGAATGTAGGCGGTGGTCACCCACAGCATGTGGTTAACTCCGTTGAGTTCGCCAACGATCGTGGGCAGGGCCGTGCCAAGAATCGTCTGATCGAGCGATGAGGCAAACATTGCCGTCAAAAGTCCCAAGAAAACGAGGTGGACAGCCCGCTTATCTGTTTCAGGTGTGGTGTTCATGAGTTCCTTCGAAGAATGAGAGACATAAAGTCGAGAGCCTGCTTCAGGTCATCCGACCAGGCATGAGGAGCAGTGGGAGGCTGGTCGACCCAGCAACGAATGGTGTATCGGAGGGCAGTGCCAACGAGCTCCACGGTCAGGTGGGCTTCGTTCTCAACAGCAAGCCCGCTGTTGATGCTTCTTTCCTCCGGGTGACTGGTAAGCCGATCGGTCAGGAGGGCCGATAGTTCAGAGATGTATGCGCTGATCCCGGCCAGATGGAATTCGTGCAACTGCGGGTATTTCTTAAGAAGCTGGCCTCTGCGGCGAGTCAGGTCATCGTGAAGAAGTTCTGGTGTGAGTGCGAGTTCGACAATGCTTGCAAGGCGAATAACGATCGGCTGCGACGTATCGGCGAGAATCTCGTCGACACCGTCCGTTCCAGCAACGGTTAGCGGCAGGCCGGCAATAGCGGCGTCCTTGGAGGGGAAGTAGTTAAAGAACGTCCTCGGGGAGATGTCAGCGCGCCGACAGATCTCATCCACCGTGGTGTCGTCGTATCCGAGTTCCTCAACAGCATCCACTGCGCCATGTTCAATCGCCGCAGTTGTCGCCTCGCGTTTTCTTTCCCGGAGTCCGGGCTCTGACTTTTGCACGAGATTCATAATTGCACTGACTGCAAGAATGCACAATGTGAAAGTTTGTACAGTGCGTCACCGCAATGTCTTAGCTTTGGTAAACGCTGTCAATTAGCTAGTTTCTCCCGGTGGAGAAATCTTGGTGTTGCGGGCCCGGAATAACTAAACCGATATGCTTCTATCTGATCGCTAACGGGTGAAAGACTCTCTTGCAGATTTTACACACGGTGAAGAGGTAGCGCTCCTGCTTTGGTTGGGCGGTGATGGACAAGAATGAAAAAGTCCGTAGTCGAACTGCCAAGAACCGTGGAAATCCCGGAGTGGCACAATAGATGGGGTCAGTATTCCAACGGGAGAGTGGTGTCATGGAGTTTCCGACAGCAAACACGGTCGAAGCGTTCCGCGAAAATCTTGCCGCGGTGCGGGCAAAGATTGAACGGGCGGCGGAGCGAGCAGGTCGCAATGCTTCGGAAGTTAGGCTCCTCCCAGTTTCTAAAACGGTTCCTGAGGAGCGCATTCGCCTGGCTATTGCTGCTGGTGCTCACCAGCTGGGGGAGAACAAGGTCCAGGAGGCAAAGCGTAAGCACGCCAACCTGATCGATGAGGATGTGAAGTGGTCAATCATTGGCCACCTTCAAACCAACAAGGCCAAGGAAGTTGCGGCTTTCGCTAGCGAGTTTCATGCACTCGATTCCCTCCGTGTTGCCGAAGCTCTTGACCGTAGGTTGGAAATGGAAGGGCGGAGCCTCGACGTATACGTCCAGGTCAACACCTCGGGTGAGGAGTCAAAGTACGGACTCGAGCCCGGTGCTGTTCCGGGAATGCTGGAGGCGCTCAGGGGTTTTGAAACCGTGAACGTCAAGGGGCTGATGACACTCGCGATCTTCTCCGACGACAAGGAAGCGGTGCGAACGTGCTTCCAGCTACTCCGCAGATTGCGAGACGAGGCGCGGGATCGAGATCCGGCCCTTATTGGTCCAGGTGAACTGTCCATGGGAATGTCGAGCGATTACGAGATCGCTATCGAAGAAGGCGCGAACGTTGTTCGCGTTGGTCAGGCGATCTTCGGCGCGCGCCCAACAACTGATGCGTACTACTGGCCGAGCGCAACGGCCAAGCAATAACCCTTACCTGCTCGTGCGGGAAGGCTGACAATCTCGGCTCTCTCGGTAGTTCCGACATTGCTTCCTTGCGAAGGGTCCTTCGAGGCTGGGCCTTCCTGGTCCGTCGTTCATTTCATGCAGTTCACTGACCGTTTTGGGATTGTGGTCGGCTGAGCAATTGCCCTCGTTGGAGTCTGTATTCCTCCGTTGGTTGGCTTGATTCCGCGGGAAGTGACTCTTGCCTTCATGTTTGCTCTCCCATATTGAAAGTGTCCTGCACGAATTAGTTGAACTATTGACTTGAGTAGGGACCGCTACCACACTTGCACGTACCGCGTGTCAATGCAGACACAGAAAACTGGAGCGTGCAATGAAAGCCGTAAGAATTCACGAATACGAGAAAATGCCGTCCCTTGATGAAGTCGACAATCCAAAGGTCACAGGGCCTTGGGATGTCATCGTCAAAGTCGGCGCAGCCGGTCTCTGTCGTACAGACCTCCACGTCATCGAAGGCCAGTGGGCCCCGATCCAGAACCCCGACCTCCCCTACATCCTCGGCCACGAAAATGCTGGCTGGGTAGAAGAAGTCGGTAGCGCCGTCTCCAATGTCAGCGTTGGCGACACCGTTATCATGCATCCCCTCGTCACGTGCGGGCTGTGCCCAGCCTGCCGTGCGGGACAAGACTCGCACTGCTCGAACTCAAGCTTCCCTGGCCTCAACGCAGACGGTGGGATGGCAGAGTTCCTCAAAACCAATGCCCGAGCAGTCGTTAAGCTCGATGCTTCTCTCCAGCCCAAGGACATCGCTGCGCTCGCAGATGCTGGCCTTACCGCGTACCACGCGGTAAGGAAGGCCGCGAAGTGGCTCTTCCCTGGAAGCCATGCCGTTGTCATTGGTTCGGGCGGACTCGGC
This genomic window contains:
- a CDS encoding DUF421 domain-containing protein — translated: MEIIIKAVIAFFVLWLLTKATGRATLGELSSFDLLLFICMGDLIQQAITGEDRTLTGGLVAVGTFALLAVGFNFVVSHWPKASKALEGPPVVLVSDGVAHTRAMRHQRVSAAELLSAGRQSGFEKMSDIRLAVLEQDGKISFFATEAKEADRA
- a CDS encoding MDR family MFS transporter produces the protein MNTTPETDKRAVHLVFLGLLTAMFASSLDQTILGTALPTIVGELNGVNHMLWVTTAYILAATIMMPIYGKLGDLIGRKSLFIFALDLFLVGSIIGGLSPAMNWLIAGRAVQGLGGGGLMILSQAIIADVIPARDRGRYMGIMGGVFAISSVLGPILGGWFTEGIGWRWAFWINIPLAIISIAAAWAFLRIPKREMPEGTKLDVAGMVTMAIAVTSIVLVTSWGGTEYDWSSPTILGLIALAIVASLAFIEVERRAVEPIIPLHLFKNKNFNLATAAGLFIAIAMFGAVAYLPTYLQMVNGLSATNAGLLMLPMMAGVLLTSIATGFLASKTGRYKWMPIASTLVVAGAMVLLSTMQPDTSTLVFSIYLFIFGFGLGLGAQILVLIVQNTFPNAIVGTATAANNFFREIGASLGAAIVGALFTSRLTALLTERMPVEAMQGGFSQNSLTPAAVAELPAPIKDVIVSSYNDSLAPVFLYLLPLMLFATIILFFIKEEPLATSIDGQVAHALADNADQEAAQLSREAGSATPIGFSGTSAMDSGTPTELGQADTPTSN
- a CDS encoding TetR/AcrR family transcriptional regulator encodes the protein MQKSEPGLRERKREATTAAIEHGAVDAVEELGYDDTTVDEICRRADISPRTFFNYFPSKDAAIAGLPLTVAGTDGVDEILADTSQPIVIRLASIVELALTPELLHDDLTRRRGQLLKKYPQLHEFHLAGISAYISELSALLTDRLTSHPEERSINSGLAVENEAHLTVELVGTALRYTIRCWVDQPPTAPHAWSDDLKQALDFMSLILRRNS
- a CDS encoding YggS family pyridoxal phosphate-dependent enzyme; this translates as MEFPTANTVEAFRENLAAVRAKIERAAERAGRNASEVRLLPVSKTVPEERIRLAIAAGAHQLGENKVQEAKRKHANLIDEDVKWSIIGHLQTNKAKEVAAFASEFHALDSLRVAEALDRRLEMEGRSLDVYVQVNTSGEESKYGLEPGAVPGMLEALRGFETVNVKGLMTLAIFSDDKEAVRTCFQLLRRLRDEARDRDPALIGPGELSMGMSSDYEIAIEEGANVVRVGQAIFGARPTTDAYYWPSATAKQ
- a CDS encoding NAD(P)-dependent alcohol dehydrogenase yields the protein MKAVRIHEYEKMPSLDEVDNPKVTGPWDVIVKVGAAGLCRTDLHVIEGQWAPIQNPDLPYILGHENAGWVEEVGSAVSNVSVGDTVIMHPLVTCGLCPACRAGQDSHCSNSSFPGLNADGGMAEFLKTNARAVVKLDASLQPKDIAALADAGLTAYHAVRKAAKWLFPGSHAVVIGSGGLGHIGIQSLVALTSAHIIVVDRSEKALELAKSLGAHETVLSGDDEATLDKVKEITGGGADVVFDFVGEQGMEKVGPRMLKGRGDYYVIGYGGNVDLLTIDIISQEINVIGNLVGTYQDLVELMTLTAEGKISLTTAVYPLDAFDDAINDLDQGRLIGRGILVP